A region from the candidate division WOR-3 bacterium genome encodes:
- a CDS encoding glycosyltransferase family 39 protein, translated as MKKKTPKKPQIPGETKPILPQLSPKTIFIIALLLNLILSLLLFDPKLETGGDNALYLILGKSIISGLGLRDIHNPNQQPHTTVPPGFPLILGIGHVIFNNNFVAIKFIILLFSLGSLVITYYLLRHYLEKDYIIPLFVFATLPLYLQYSYALFSEIPFLFFTLLSFYLFEQAIKKESLLLLIFSSLAVVGSYYLRAAGLAFIVAFAIYLLWKRKIKWLIIFLLIILVLVLPWLIRNYSINKQNPYIDVLFVRNPYNLQSGKITISDFFNRIITNIKIYFFYALPQIFLPAISNSGLLTLLGIILTLIVIFGFFSKTGRIFLASIIGLIVYVGMLVVRPEVWSGDRFLLPVVPIILVYIFLGLKWLETKFKIKNFFTIAVGLLFIFINIIAILPQVKIALTNNSLYLKGDKYAGYSADWVRWFETIEWIDKNIAKDKIIMSRKPEFVYLLSGCRAIGYPFTEDQEQVKEAIAKCDYILLDNFYWTGTTRRYLLPVIQKEPDKYQVIFKSNKPEFYVLQVKK; from the coding sequence ATGAAAAAGAAAACACCTAAAAAACCACAGATACCAGGAGAAACAAAACCGATTTTACCTCAGTTATCACCGAAAACAATCTTTATTATTGCCCTTTTACTAAATTTAATTCTTTCTTTACTTTTATTTGACCCTAAACTTGAGACTGGTGGTGATAATGCCTTATATCTGATATTAGGCAAATCAATTATTAGCGGATTGGGGCTTCGAGACATTCATAATCCTAACCAACAACCACATACCACAGTGCCACCAGGCTTTCCTCTTATATTAGGAATTGGTCATGTTATCTTTAATAATAATTTCGTTGCCATAAAATTTATTATCTTACTCTTTTCCCTTGGCTCACTGGTAATTACCTATTACTTGTTGAGACATTATTTGGAAAAAGATTACATTATACCATTATTTGTTTTTGCCACATTACCTTTATATCTTCAATACTCTTATGCACTCTTTTCCGAAATACCATTCTTATTCTTTACCTTATTAAGTTTCTATTTATTTGAACAGGCAATCAAAAAAGAATCATTATTACTTCTAATTTTTAGTAGCCTTGCGGTTGTTGGTTCATATTATCTTCGGGCTGCAGGACTTGCATTTATTGTTGCTTTTGCGATATATCTCTTATGGAAACGCAAAATAAAATGGCTCATAATTTTTCTCTTAATCATTTTAGTATTAGTTTTGCCTTGGCTAATAAGAAACTACTCAATAAACAAACAAAATCCTTATATTGATGTCTTATTTGTGCGCAACCCGTATAATCTGCAAAGCGGAAAGATAACCATCAGCGATTTCTTCAATCGGATAATAACTAATATCAAAATCTATTTTTTCTATGCCTTACCCCAAATATTTTTACCGGCAATTAGCAACAGCGGACTCTTAACCTTATTAGGAATTATATTAACCCTAATCGTAATTTTCGGATTCTTTTCTAAGACCGGCAGAATCTTTCTCGCTTCAATTATCGGCTTAATTGTTTATGTCGGAATGCTCGTAGTCCGGCCAGAAGTTTGGAGTGGTGACCGATTTCTCTTACCGGTTGTGCCTATAATTTTAGTTTATATCTTCTTGGGCTTAAAATGGCTTGAGACCAAATTCAAGATTAAGAATTTTTTCACAATAGCCGTAGGATTACTTTTTATATTTATTAACATCATCGCAATCCTTCCTCAAGTAAAAATTGCCCTAACTAATAATTCACTTTATCTTAAAGGTGACAAATACGCCGGCTATTCTGCCGACTGGGTAAGATGGTTTGAAACTATAGAATGGATTGATAAGAATATTGCCAAAGATAAAATCATAATGTCACGCAAACCCGAATTTGTCTATCTTTTATCTGGATGTCGAGCAATTGGCTATCCCTTCACTGAAGACCAAGAACAAGTCAAAGAAGCAATTGCTAAATGTGATTATATTCTATTAGACAATTTTTATTGGACCGGCACAACCCGTCGGTATCTTTTACCTGTAATCCAAAAAGAGCCAGACAAATACCAGGTTATATTTAAGAGCAACAAGCCGGAATTTTATGTCCTGCAAGTGAAAAAATAA
- a CDS encoding type I restriction endonuclease subunit R: protein MTKVITESEVELAVLDILKDLGYSILYGPDISEGGLFAERNYNEVVLVRRLKDALELINPDIPSYAIDEAIKKILRTESQNLIINNQLFHRMVTNGVPVEYKRNDGSIKHDVVWLFDFKNIENNEFLAVNQFTVIEERNNRRPDVVLFVNGLPIGLIELKNPADENATIWSAFNQFETYKQQIPSLFRFNEILVISDGWEARAGTLTSNKERFSPWKTIDSQKMPEHFSQLEVMLKGMLNKEVLLDLIRHFIVFEIDKDTKDGISKISKKLAIYHQYNAVNHAIKSTIRASAVSDSQVREKPEKYGLPSIREQPIGDKRAGVVWHTQGSGKSLIMVFFVGKLVLQPELENPTIILLTDRNDLDDQLFGTFSRCQELLRQEPKQAESREEIKELLKVSSGGIIFTTIQKFLPEIKGTKYPLLSERRNIIVIADEAHRSQYDFIDGFARHIRDALPNATFIGFTGTPIEKEDRSTPAVFGNYVDIYDIEQAINDKVTVPIYYESRLAKLELKPEERPHIDEDFEEVTEGEEREQKERLKTKWARLEKIVGAENRIKRVAEDIVQHWEKRLSVLDGKAMIVCMSRRICIDLHNEIIKLRPEWYHQDDDKGIIKIVMTGSATDPPQWQEHIRNKERRRAIGERMKDPSDPLKIVIVRDMWLTGFDVPSLHTMYIDKPMRGHSLMQAIARVNRVFKDKNGGLIVDYIGIAVDLQKAVAQYTESGGKGRPVFDQEEAVKVLLEQYEIIKAMFYGFDYTRFFQLDTNEKIQFLRDAMEHILKQENGKERFIINVRKLMLAFALSVPNEKALAIKDEVGLFQAIKSMMMKSTLISEREKGDIESAIKQILSKAIVSDRVIDIFAAAGLKKPDISILSDEFLAEIKGMPQKNLAFEVLKKILSDEIKIRFRKNIVEGRRFSELLEEAIRKYTNRTVETAQIIEELITLAKEIRESHKRGEKLNLSEEELAFYDALETNDSAVKILGDAVLRTIARELFETVRRNVTIDWTLRENVQAKLRVMVKRILRKYGYPPDKQQKATDTVLEQAHLICKEWVKV, encoded by the coding sequence ATGACTAAAGTTATTACTGAATCAGAAGTTGAATTAGCAGTTCTGGATATTCTAAAAGATTTAGGTTATTCAATTCTTTATGGTCCGGATATTTCTGAAGGCGGACTATTTGCAGAAAGAAATTATAATGAAGTTGTTTTGGTTAGAAGATTAAAAGATGCTCTGGAATTAATAAATCCTGATATTCCAAGTTATGCCATTGATGAAGCAATTAAAAAGATTTTAAGAACCGAGAGCCAAAATCTGATTATTAATAATCAGTTGTTTCACAGAATGGTCACAAATGGTGTGCCCGTTGAATACAAGAGAAATGACGGCAGTATTAAACACGACGTAGTTTGGCTCTTTGATTTTAAGAATATTGAAAATAATGAGTTTTTAGCAGTCAATCAATTTACCGTAATAGAAGAACGCAATAACCGAAGACCAGATGTTGTTTTGTTTGTTAACGGTCTGCCGATCGGTCTGATTGAGTTAAAGAATCCAGCAGATGAGAATGCGACAATCTGGTCTGCATTTAACCAGTTTGAAACTTATAAACAACAAATTCCGTCGTTATTTAGATTTAATGAGATTTTAGTGATTAGCGATGGATGGGAAGCCCGAGCCGGAACTTTGACTTCTAATAAAGAGCGGTTTTCGCCTTGGAAAACGATTGATAGTCAAAAGATGCCTGAACATTTCTCACAACTGGAAGTTATGCTTAAAGGAATGCTAAATAAAGAAGTTTTACTTGATTTAATCCGACATTTTATTGTTTTTGAAATTGATAAAGATACAAAAGACGGAATCTCAAAAATATCTAAAAAACTTGCGATTTATCATCAGTATAATGCAGTTAATCACGCAATAAAATCAACCATCCGTGCTTCCGCAGTCTCTGATTCCCAAGTAAGAGAAAAACCCGAAAAATATGGATTGCCATCAATAAGAGAACAACCAATTGGTGATAAAAGGGCAGGTGTGGTCTGGCATACTCAAGGTTCAGGTAAAAGTTTAATTATGGTATTTTTTGTCGGTAAATTGGTCTTACAACCAGAACTGGAAAATCCAACGATCATTCTTTTAACAGATAGAAATGACTTAGATGACCAGTTATTCGGAACTTTTAGCCGATGCCAAGAATTGTTAAGGCAAGAACCCAAACAAGCCGAATCCCGAGAAGAAATTAAAGAACTTTTGAAGGTTTCATCAGGGGGCATTATCTTTACGACGATTCAGAAGTTTTTACCAGAAATCAAAGGCACAAAATATCCATTGTTATCGGAACGAAGAAACATTATTGTGATTGCGGATGAAGCCCATCGCAGTCAGTATGATTTTATTGATGGTTTTGCTCGACACATCCGAGACGCGTTGCCGAATGCAACTTTTATTGGATTTACCGGCACGCCGATTGAAAAAGAAGACCGAAGCACACCAGCAGTATTTGGTAATTATGTTGACATTTACGATATTGAGCAAGCAATTAATGATAAAGTGACCGTGCCGATTTACTATGAAAGCCGATTAGCCAAACTGGAACTAAAACCCGAAGAGCGCCCCCATATTGATGAAGATTTTGAAGAAGTGACCGAAGGTGAGGAAAGAGAACAAAAAGAACGACTAAAAACAAAATGGGCAAGACTGGAAAAGATTGTCGGGGCGGAAAATAGAATCAAAAGAGTTGCTGAAGATATTGTCCAACATTGGGAAAAACGCTTAAGCGTTCTTGATGGTAAAGCAATGATTGTCTGTATGAGCCGAAGAATTTGTATTGATTTGCATAATGAGATTATTAAGTTAAGACCTGAGTGGTATCACCAAGACGACGATAAAGGAATTATTAAAATTGTGATGACCGGGTCTGCTACTGACCCACCACAATGGCAAGAACATATTCGCAACAAAGAAAGACGAAGAGCAATTGGTGAAAGGATGAAGGATCCATCAGACCCACTGAAGATTGTAATTGTGCGTGATATGTGGTTGACAGGTTTTGATGTCCCAAGTCTCCATACGATGTATATTGACAAACCAATGCGTGGACATAGCTTAATGCAAGCAATTGCACGAGTAAATCGTGTGTTTAAAGATAAAAACGGTGGGCTAATAGTTGACTATATCGGCATTGCGGTTGATTTACAAAAAGCAGTTGCCCAATATACAGAAAGCGGGGGTAAAGGCAGACCGGTCTTTGACCAGGAAGAAGCAGTCAAAGTTTTACTTGAACAATACGAGATTATTAAAGCGATGTTTTATGGTTTTGATTACACCCGGTTTTTTCAACTGGATACCAATGAGAAAATCCAGTTCTTGCGCGATGCTATGGAGCATATTCTCAAGCAGGAAAATGGCAAAGAACGCTTTATCATAAATGTCAGAAAACTTATGTTAGCATTTGCTCTGTCTGTCCCAAATGAAAAGGCATTGGCGATAAAAGACGAAGTTGGCCTATTTCAAGCCATAAAATCAATGATGATGAAATCAACGCTGATTTCTGAAAGAGAAAAAGGAGATATTGAATCGGCGATTAAACAGATATTATCCAAAGCAATTGTTTCCGACCGAGTAATTGATATCTTTGCAGCAGCAGGTTTGAAAAAACCTGATATTTCAATTTTATCTGATGAGTTTTTAGCAGAAATCAAAGGAATGCCCCAGAAAAATTTAGCATTTGAAGTGCTGAAAAAAATATTAAGTGATGAAATAAAAATTAGGTTCAGAAAAAATATTGTTGAAGGCAGAAGGTTTTCTGAGTTATTAGAAGAGGCAATTAGAAAATATACTAACCGCACCGTTGAAACTGCACAAATAATCGAAGAACTGATAACACTTGCTAAAGAAATACGAGAATCTCATAAACGAGGGGAAAAATTAAATTTATCCGAAGAAGAATTGGCATTTTATGATGCTCTGGAGACCAATGACAGTGCTGTAAAAATTCTTGGTGATGCGGTGCTGCGGACAATTGCACGAGAATTATTTGAAACTGTAAGAAGAAATGTCACAATTGATTGGACCTTAAGGGAAAATGTCCAAGCAAAATTAAGGGTAATGGTAAAAAGAATTTTAAGGAAATACGGTTACCCGCCCGATAAACAACAAAAAGCTACTGATACCGTATTAGAACAGGCTCACTTGATATGTAAAGAATGGGTTAAGGTATAA
- a CDS encoding DUF262 and DUF1524 domain-containing protein — MKANETNFLTILDGTKQLLIPIYQRTYSWTKQQCEKLYDDIIRTGSDDRIAGHFIGSIVYIQKGIYQMSTVPELLVIDGQQRLTTLTLLLKAISNKLKEEKNEQESRKILNRYLLNNNESDEKKYKLVLTQSDKETLFNILDDKELPENYSKRIKEIYDLFVKKIQNDDIEKIYKGISKLLIIDVALDRERDNPQLIFETLNATGLALSQADLIRNFILMDLQPEQQNEIYKDYWYKIEKCFGHAEYSAYFDRFIRDYLTVKTRRIPRIDEVYIEFKEYSNKYIKSYISQNSLPTENFDNQKYLAIKSLVADIHTYAEYFVNIALEKDEDNEIKSIFSDINDLKVDVSYPFILCVYADYKNNVINKNTFIEILKAIESYVFRRAICGIPTNSLNKTFATLYDEIDKNNYLTSFYATMLLKESYRRFPNDEEFSNMLLLKDIYNFRNRNYFLRKLENYDRKEKVSIEDYTIEHIMPQNENLSLEWQRELGENWKEIQKKYLHTIGNITLTGYNSELSDRPFIEKRDMKGGFKDSPIRLNRRLANLEHWNESEILARAKEIIDIAIKVWKYPDLHPDDLEKHKKAKKAKDEKIYTYNDHEYLRDNTKILFDELKKRILNLSSSVREEILKAYIAFKSTTNFVDVIPLKSGLKLILNLKYNEITDPQGICNDVSEKGHLGNGDVEVLFTDLNQIEYIMFLIKQAYNKQSEEQID, encoded by the coding sequence GATGACATTATTCGTACGGGAAGCGATGATAGAATTGCTGGGCATTTTATTGGGTCAATTGTTTATATACAAAAAGGGATATACCAAATGTCAACCGTGCCGGAATTATTAGTCATCGATGGCCAGCAACGATTGACAACACTGACGCTGTTACTAAAAGCAATCAGCAATAAATTAAAAGAAGAAAAAAACGAACAAGAAAGCAGAAAAATTTTAAACAGATATCTGCTCAATAATAACGAATCAGACGAGAAAAAATATAAATTAGTTTTGACACAAAGCGACAAAGAAACACTGTTCAACATCTTAGATGATAAGGAGTTACCAGAAAACTATTCTAAGAGGATAAAAGAAATTTATGATCTGTTTGTTAAAAAAATACAAAACGACGACATTGAAAAAATATATAAAGGTATATCAAAATTGCTTATTATTGATGTTGCTTTAGACAGAGAAAGAGATAACCCCCAACTGATTTTTGAAACACTCAACGCAACCGGGCTCGCATTGAGTCAAGCCGATTTGATACGGAATTTTATCCTGATGGACCTACAACCCGAACAACAAAACGAGATTTATAAGGATTATTGGTATAAAATTGAAAAATGTTTTGGACATGCTGAATATTCTGCGTATTTTGATAGATTTATCAGAGATTATCTCACAGTAAAAACACGGCGCATCCCTAGGATCGATGAAGTGTATATAGAATTTAAGGAATACTCAAATAAATATATCAAATCGTATATTAGCCAAAATTCTTTGCCAACGGAAAATTTCGATAATCAAAAATATTTGGCGATAAAATCATTAGTTGCTGACATTCATACATATGCCGAATACTTCGTTAATATTGCTTTAGAAAAAGATGAAGATAACGAAATAAAATCAATATTCTCTGATATTAACGACTTAAAAGTAGATGTTTCATATCCTTTTATTTTATGCGTATACGCCGATTACAAAAATAATGTAATCAACAAAAACACTTTTATAGAGATATTAAAAGCCATCGAAAGTTATGTCTTTCGAAGAGCAATTTGCGGGATACCAACAAATTCATTGAACAAAACATTCGCAACATTATATGACGAAATAGATAAGAACAACTATCTTACAAGTTTCTATGCCACAATGTTATTAAAAGAAAGTTATCGCAGATTCCCTAACGATGAAGAATTTTCCAATATGTTGCTTTTAAAAGACATTTATAATTTTAGAAATCGAAATTATTTTTTACGAAAGTTAGAAAATTATGACCGAAAAGAAAAAGTTAGTATTGAAGATTACACAATTGAACATATTATGCCGCAAAATGAAAATCTATCATTAGAGTGGCAACGTGAATTAGGTGAAAATTGGAAAGAGATTCAAAAAAAATACTTGCATACAATAGGTAATATAACATTAACAGGTTATAACTCTGAATTATCAGATCGTCCCTTTATTGAAAAAAGAGATATGAAAGGAGGTTTTAAAGATAGTCCAATAAGATTAAATAGACGTTTGGCAAATTTAGAACATTGGAACGAATCAGAAATTTTAGCCCGAGCGAAAGAAATAATTGATATTGCTATAAAAGTGTGGAAATATCCTGATCTCCATCCAGATGACCTAGAAAAACACAAAAAAGCTAAGAAAGCTAAAGATGAGAAGATATATACATATAATGATCATGAGTATTTAAGAGATAATACCAAGATTTTGTTTGACGAATTGAAAAAACGAATATTAAATCTAAGTTCGTCGGTCCGTGAAGAAATACTTAAAGCTTATATTGCGTTTAAATCCACAACTAATTTTGTTGATGTTATACCGTTGAAAAGCGGTCTAAAATTAATTTTAAATCTTAAATATAACGAAATTACCGACCCACAAGGTATATGTAATGACGTGAGCGAGAAAGGTCATTTGGGAAATGGCGATGTTGAAGTACTCTTTACTGATCTAAATCAAATTGAGTATATAATGTTCTTAATAAAACAGGCCTATAATAAACAATCCGAGGAACAAATTGATTAA